TTATGTAATTTAATCAATGACCCAATTATGTATTAACAATACAATTATTAATAGGACACACTAGTCATGTGATGGTCTTCTGTCCAAATTGGCTAACAATCATTCAATTGTCCTCATTTGTTCAAATTTATGAAACTATGAGAATGAAATGTGTTTGCATGAAACTTTAGAGATAAAATTGGTCGAAATTACAAAACTATTAGGGTGAAATGTATTTTGACTGAAACTTTTAAGGTCGAAATTGTTCAGCACCCTAAACATTGGGGATGAAAAGTGCAATTTTCTCTTATTGAAACCCTCAAGGGAGGCTTTGAAATTTTCCCGTAAAAAGATATATCAATCATTTGCCGTCAAAGATGTGAAAGCACATATCAACcaatttttaaagtttaaattattgaatgatatgacaaaattttattagatTACAATCATTAGTACGGTACCAAAAGTGATGCTAGAATTTTGATGTTGTTGAAAGAATAAAATGATTAATTACAAGAAAAAGAATTTATTATTACTAGATTGCAAACTGGAAAATAATTTATACTTACTATATATAAAGGCAGAAGAAAGAGTTGGTATGAATTTTTTCGTGTCAATTTATGTTCTTTCTAAACTATCCTTGATAACTACCCACTTCTAACTTCCAATATATCCTTCTTTCAACTAATATgtatttcttattattttatttttcaacatATTTAGTAAACCTTAATTTTTACTAGCAACTATCAATTATGGTTATGAATTCCTATGAAATAATTATTTggttatatattttattttagtgaattttctacATATTTACTAGTATAACATAAAACTAATTCTcttgaaaataatttcaaatgcAGTCAAAACATTTGCCACAAATTTCTTCTGTTAGTTGCAAAAACATTCGTGTGTGCCCTGAACACTGGCACAAAATAATGGTGGCACATCATGTTTACCTATGTtttttttctacatattttcTTTTGACAAACAATGCACGTGAAGATTGTAATATTGCTTTCACAATAAGCTACAGGTGTGAGATTTATCAAATTATTGTCTGGTGAAAGGAAGGAGAGAAAGTTGAGAAATTTCTTTATTAACATTTTTATCCCATTGGTTGCACCGAGCATAATCGTCAATGCATTCAtctttttgtttcaaaattaGCGGTCGCAGCCAAATTAATTTTTACAATGGAATGTTTAAAAAGAAGCAATTTTGCAACAAAGTTAATTCTTTTAAAAAGATACAATTTTGATACCTTTACcaattttttaggaaaaaattaAACTACCTTCAATAGTTTGTTAATTCATAACTATAATGAGATGAATAACAACATATACATAGTTTAATATATTTTatacaaataatttttatgtttcaATTGCATGTTTGACTGAGCGAGAATTTGAAAAGCGCACTTCCGAGCATTAGTTTTATTTAAAATTGCCTCTCATCATCCTAGTAATACTTGATGCTTTACCAATATACTAGCTCTGAGGTCTCGCAGATCATTGTGTCCCCACAAAATACTAATTAGAAAGCAAAACAATACATAATTATGCTCATAAAGCAATATGATAATTGGATAGTTATTATCGTAACATTGACTTATATGATATCCAATATTCACAACTTTTCCACAAAATTTATCCAAGAATAATGGAGAAAATGTAAAGTAAGATTAGtgttttttttcccattttgggCAATAAACGGCATGTTATTCAACTAAACGACTAAAATAAGCGAGTGGATATGAAGATAACTATCATGGTGATTATCTATTTAGAGCAAAGTTGATGAAACATAAGAAAAAGATTGTTGAACACGTAGCACAGACAAATGCTATTTGGGTATTGTGCCTAAACTCGGTATCTATTAGCTAGTCAAAACAACCTTTTGGCATTGACTTATAATATTCAAGCCGAAAAAATGGTTTGAGTGGCACTCAAATTATTACGAAATTCGACTTTTGGCCTCTAATTATTAATTGAATAGTTTTAACCCTCCAACTAATTAAAATGTATATTCATAACCCTTCTATCAATTTAAATTGTTATGTCTGGCAGAAATAGCACCACGTACAAGGCATAAGGGATAAACGAGGGACCTCTTCATTTGCATAGGATATGCATTGTGAAGCCTTCCGAGACAATATGCCACTGTTGCTTTATGTCTCCCTAACTCGTTAGAAAATGGGCACCATTACCTCTGACCTTGCCGTAGTTACCTTTCTCTCTCCCACGTATCAATACAATTTACACACTAAAATTCTTAAAAAATTACAGTAAAACaacaaaagaggaaaaaaaactaaaatcacTTCCTAAATTTCATCCTTTTGCTCTTTGATGAACTTACAGGTTTCTGTCAACTTTAGACTAGCCGGAGTTCCTCTCCACCAAAAAGGGTTCAtcaatttgtaattttttacTAAGATTTTCTATTGGTTATTTCTTCAAACAATATGAGAGcataaaaaattattactaGGTCCAAGTTCAATTCAAGTCATGGTTGACCCAAAAATCTTGAAACGATAAACAAATTTCACCTCACTCAGAATGACAAAATGACAAAAGCAAATAAGCATGTTAATCTGGAGCAACAAAACGCAATCAGCGTGTGATTCACATAAATTTCAGAAATTATCAAAAGGAAATTTGGTATAGAAGGGAAAAGACCTTTATAGTGCTATTCTAATGATGGTTTGGCaagtggtggtggtggattTTAGTGGCAAAAGTGGCAGCGGCAACTCTTGCACTTTAACTCGTCCTTttcgctcttttttttttttttttttggctcatgtttctgatttttcttttcttgatttttcctttttgaataTCGGTGAAATTTAAGAGGTTAAAGTTGAGATTTGGAGGACTTTTGAAAGTTGGTTTTAAGAGAAAGgttgaaaagatgaaaatgggGCCATGGATTTTTATGACTGAAGTTTAATGGAAGATGCAAAATGGAGACTGAAGTTTTTAGTATAGGCGATTAAGGCTTTGATGATGAAGTTGGTGATGATTCTTAATGATAAGAAAAATATGTGAGAACTGAATTTGTGCTAAAGAATCAGCGGACCAAAAGGGCCCTCGCTAATCCTTGTGCCTCGTGCGTGGTGCTATTTCTATTAATCATATTAACGATTCAAATTGACTGAAGGATTTTAAGTATTCGTTTTAATTAGTTGAAGAATTAAAACTGTCCAATTAATAGTTGGAGGATTAAAAGTTAAGTTTGTCATAATTTGAGGGCCACCAAAGCATGTTGCCCTATTCAAGCTTGTTTGGCTGTAGTAAAAAGTACATTCTCCCCTCAGCTACCTTCATCACAAGCTAAATAAGAAGAtccaatttttttaaatttttccaaCAATGAAAGTATATTTCAGGTGTGTTTGTTTGGACTGAAAATATTAAGCTCGATAAAAATTGAGTTTAAACTACAAGTTGCAAATCAAATTGAGGTCGAGATTGAAAATATGCTACGCTTGAGGTGCTCGTTGAGTCTAATTgagtagattttttttaaaaaaaaattaatgataaAGGCTCGATTGAACTTTGAATCGAGGTCGTAAGTCAAATCAAATTCAAGTAGGGTGATACTTAACAAGCTCAAATAGGGTATTATTTGAGTTTGATTCAACTCGATTACACCTACTATGAATAAAACAATTAATGGATTGGAAAATCCAAGCATGAAGATTAGAAGAACAAGATAATTAACATTGAATTCCGATTTTCTACTACAACCAACTTGAATTGGTAAGAGTTGCGGAATTTGGAAGTTTCCAAATGAGTTGTCCagttgaatttttcttcttttcgtTAGACATTGTTTAACTCAATGAAATATGTGCTATGTTAAATTCTCTATATGTTCATGAATCTAATGTggtcttttcaaaaaaaaaaaaaaatctaatgtGGTCTAATGATTGAAGTTGTGGCTTTGAGTGCACGAATCTATCTGTGAAACACAGAGAAGAGGATGGGAGGAAGTCAGGTAGTAAATTTGGACGAGCAAATAGTTtggaaaggaaaagagagagaatatGAATGTTGGAAGACGTGGACATTGGTGGCTGTAtaagcttttcttttcttctgttaATCTCTTAGAATTATCGGATttataagaaataaaaaatgtgCTTTTTTGAGGCTCTATATGTATACTAGGTATTCTGCCCTGACGCTATGCGTCAGGTAGTTAGGACCTGGTATTTTATTATAATGagcatgagtttgaaaaattggagggCAGAGAGAATTATTCAACCGACAGAAAAAGTTAGCAGGGAAAGGTTAGGCCGTGGCAGTGGTTTGCATTGGTGTTAGCCAGGAGTTTGTTTGCAAACAATGCACAGTAACTCATCAAAGGTGCACTGCCGAGAAATGTTACTTTTAATCTCCTTGACTACGCATCATACAGTTTTTTCTTTAATCAAGCAGTTAGTATTATCACATCAGTAGACCTTAGCCTTATTGCCTATTAATCAATTGCTTACTTTGAAGAACAAAAACACTGTTGCATACCAGCCAAGACCTTTGCAGTTGTCTAACATCATTTAGGGGAGTTATAATCGTGGACCTAACGATTGAGTAGCTTTAGGGGCCTGATGTTCATGGACTTGATAAGCTTCTCCTCATCATCGGTGTCCACCGTTCAACTCCATGCGGCATACCTCAGTCTTGTACCTTGGGTGGCGAAGTACAGGGCGCAGCTCCTTAATTCCATGAGCAAATTGGCAGTTCTCTCCATAGGGACATTCCCCGGTCTCTTGCCATTTGTTACACAACTCGGTTTTGAACATTCCCTGATTGCAGACCTCCAGCTCAACAGTTTGCTTCTCCTTTTCCCTTCCTGGAACATACACCCTTTGCTGCACTCACACCATCGAACACGTTACCCAACAATCATACGATCAGGGCATTAGCTACCGCTGGATGATGCTCAGCCAAAACACCAGACATTTCCTAGAGCCCTTCGTTTTGCCTTTAGTATAAAATATATTCCTGATTCATGCGACAAACTTGGCAATCCCCAGTCTCATAAAGAAAGTAGTGGGAAAgcataaacaaaataaatctGAAATGGAAATTAGCATATGATGAATTCTAAAGAAAATAAATCTGGAAAAGAGATTCACCTTTGTATTGCGATAACAATTTACTTAACCGATCAAAACAACACTCGGTAAGTTTTCATGTCTCTTAGTGAAGTCTAAACAGCTTCATTAAAAAAACGAATTAACACATTGAGGAGTCAGGCCAAATGGTTTACAGATTCCCCTATTTCTCTTGTCTTCGTTAGCCCCGTACCCCAAACTCATCGTCCAATCCATGCAACACTGAACTCATATCAGAACCCGGATTCTCACTGCTAATTTCTGATAGGAAAAGTTTTAATGGAGTAAGAAATAGTATTTCAAGATATTTGTAAAAGCATTAATTATGCAAAGACCTGTTTTATAGTTAATTCTGGTTTAATTGCCTCTTCCAAACTTCCGTATACTCTATTCCGACCCATTCTCAAGGCATTAATCTACAGCACAGAGAAAAGGAACGAAAAACACAACTTAACATTTAATTGAATAATAACTATTACAGCTATATCAACGCATTCCATTAATAAGAAAAAGAGCAATTGTTCCCCAATTCCAGCCAAAGAAGAACAAATAAACATATCGCAAGGTCACACTGAGTAATATCCACCGCAGCTATACCTAACCCAAGTAGCAGCTGCATTAAAGCAAAGAAGTAGCAGTAACAGAAGGCATAACTACAGCAGCACTATCTATCAGGAATCATCGCCGTCCTTAGAAAATTCAATACGAAAACAAGGGAAGGAAAAAGCACTGGCCAGAGAATGCTAAGAAAAGAATAAAGGAAAAAGACAGGAGAATGAGGAACGGGAAAAACACACCTGGTAAAGAAGGCcaagaaaagaaacagaggaAACAAGACCGAGAAAACAGTAAGGAAAAGTAGCAGCGCGCAGAACTCTGAAGCGGTGCGCTCTGGATTCAGCTCAACTCACCGCCAAAATTGCTTGAACGCCCAGTAAAGAAAGCCAAGAAAAGAATGAACTCGCGCCTGGACACCTGgtaaagaaagacaagaaaagaaTGAGAGGAAATCTAGCTGAAATTGAAAGTCGCTGCGTTGTTTCATGCTCAGTGTCAAAAAAATAAAGCTGCAAGTTTCGTGGCTTCTCACCATCCTCTGGAACAAGCGCATTAATATAATGATACATTTGTCCTTGGATTCGAAATGTATAAACTCCATTATAATTTGCAGCCAAAGATTTATCAGAATGAATACCAATCGAGGTAAATGCAAACATATTATTATAGCTTCTAACGCATCTGCGAAACTCGACAGCCTGATCAGAATCTTCAATATATAATAACATAAGCTCTCGCGGCATCTCAGTAGATAATAGCTGTATCTCACCAGAGGAACAGCAAAAACCAGGCGGTTCGTGATGAAATCGTTTTGCATGACAGTACGGACAATTTGGAACATCAGGCAATACTGTGGGCTCAGTAGCTATCGTGGCTAACGGATCAGTAACAGAGCGTCTTACAGATCGACGTTTTCTACGTAATGGTGATTGACCAATACCTATATTAGTTGATGAAACCTCGTTAGCACTATCAGCAATAGAGCTAGATacattttgttcattttcctgCAATACAACCACAGCATAGTTAAAGATTGGGAGTTTAACACGCTTAAATAAGTCAATCTAATCCGTAATAGATAAAAGCTAACATCTCATACCATTGGAAATTGCTCTGCATTATTCTGTGTAGATGGCAGCACTGGGTCCGAGCCTAATGAAGATTCTCCAGCACTCATATTTGGCTGATTAATAGTATTTGGTTCACGTATATTAAAAGCTGTGACAGCCAGCGTACACACTCCTGATGGCGCGTCATTTTTTCTCCTTTGGCGAGCAGCAGCACGTTGGTCGCGTTTCTTTCGATTTTTCTCAGCATTAGCCTCTTCTAAACTTCTATATACTCTATTCCGACCCATTGTCCAAACATTAATCTACAGAAACCATCAGAAAATCAGCTAAGTGAGACAATAAAGATTTTACCTTGCAAAACCACAAATCATTGAGGACACCGTCCACTGCCTACTCACCAGTGGAGGCAAAGCAATCGCAAttacacaagagattgggaaACCAATTTCACCTTGCAAAACCAGAGATCACTGGGGAGCCAAAGCAACTGTAAttacacaagagattgggaaACCAAACATACATGTGAGGCGAAATCTTACATATATAAAGCATCAATAGGAAACTTTAGAAAACTTTCCACGGCATTTCTTAAGCTGCCaaacaaaactaagaagaaGTACAGAAcctaagaagaagaaaaaagctaagagaaaagaaaggatattGCTGACCGACCAACCGCCCACTAACTAATACTAATTGCTGACTATCAAAATGGAGAGCCACATGGACAAAGCAAAGCTACAATTGAGGAGAGTCAGCAGACAAAAGCAAAATGGCCAGCAAAGCTACAATGCAAGAGAGCCACGCGGACAGAGCAAAGTTACAATGCAAGAGAGCCAGCGGACAAAAGCAAAATACCAGCAGAGCCACCGCCACCCATCAGCAAAAGACCAAAACGCCCCTCAAGCTCACACAAATCACGGCATAACCGGTCCACCAGGCACTGTTCACAAGCCTATTGACGCTTTATATATGTACTAGGAGGCATAGACGCGCTTCGCGCGATGGAAATATAAAATGCCCAGCCCAGTTTTGCAtaaagcaaaaagcaaaatatatgaagtaataaaaataataatttatgcAGAAAAAATATACTGATTATTAGTAAAATTCAAAAGGGATGGATCATGAAACATGTAGTCTATGGAATTAAACCTGTTCAATAATTTGTTTTGGATGTGGAAACCATTTACAGAAGAAATCGCAAAAAAAGATAGATACCATAGCAAATGATATAAACCAGAATCTACCttatttagcattttttttaaattaagaattaaaatgtatcaacaaaagaaaaagacaaagaaataaaaaatatcgcttttcattttaattaatATGCTTAATTAATATGCCTAGACGAAGCGAAAGTATTACAAAACAAAGACACATTTGTTTTCTATTTCCTCTTTGAACCAAT
This sequence is a window from Coffea eugenioides isolate CCC68of chromosome 7, Ceug_1.0, whole genome shotgun sequence. Protein-coding genes within it:
- the LOC113777521 gene encoding uncharacterized protein LOC113777521, producing the protein MGRNRVYRSLEEANAEKNRKKRDQRAAARQRRKNDAPSGVCTLAVTAFNIREPNTINQPNMSAGESSLGSDPVLPSTQNNAEQFPMENEQNVSSSIADSANEVSSTNIGIGQSPLRRKRRSVRRSVTDPLATIATEPTVLPDVPNCPYCHAKRFHHEPPGFCCSSGEIQLLSTEMPRELMLLYIEDSDQAVEFRRCVRSYNNMFAFTSIGIHSDKSLAANYNGVYTFRIQGQMYHYINALVPEDGVQARVHSFLGFLYWAFKQFWRLMP